The following proteins come from a genomic window of Bactrocera tryoni isolate S06 chromosome 1, CSIRO_BtryS06_freeze2, whole genome shotgun sequence:
- the LOC120766772 gene encoding tissue inhibitor of metalloproteinase: MDVGKYLGLLALMLLSLLALYSSPVEACSCMPSHPQTHFCNADYVVIIRVMRKSLRLVQDNVAYKVEVKKSYKMNEAGHKLLKHGRIVTPNSDAMCGINLDIGKLYVIAGRGPYLNSCSYVKEYLKMSVVERRGFAGAYRKGCKCSVQPCFGQSCLSEHQSATSCKWSPFAKCETDYSACIPSHYRTPEGIISKCHWRRTPAYKKCMSDP, from the exons ATGGATGTTGGAAAATATTTGGGATTACTGGCGTTGATGCTGCTCTCGCTGTTGGCGCTCTACAGCAGTCCGGTGGAGGCGTGCAGTTGCATGCCCAGCCATCCGCAGACACACTTCTGCAATGCTGACTATG ttgtCATAATACGCGTAATGCGTAAGTCCCTCCGTTTAGTGCAAGACAACGTCGCATACAAAGTGGAAGTCAAGAAGTCATATAAG ATGAACGAAGCCGGTCACAAGCTGCTCAAGCACGGTCGCATAGTAACACCAAACTCTGATGCTATGTGTGGCATTAATCTGGACATAGGCAAGCTCTACGTGATTGCTGGTCGTGGTCCGTATTTGAACAGTTGCAGCTATGTTAAGGAGTACCTGAAAATGTCGGTGGTTGAGAGGCGTGGTTTTGCCGGCGCATATCGCAAGGGTTGCAAATGCTCG gTGCAACCCTGTTTCGGCCAAAGCTGTTTAAGTGAACACCAATCGGCAACCTCGTGCAAATGGTCGCCCTTCGCTAAGTGTGAGACCGATTACAGCGCCTGCATTCCCTCACACTACCGCACGCCCGAAGGCATAATCTCCAAGTGCCACTGGCGAAGAACGCCGGCATACAAGAAATGCATGTCCGATCCATAA